In a genomic window of Thermogemmata fonticola:
- a CDS encoding transposase — MPPYDPQRHHRRSIRLKGYDYTQPGAYFVTLCTHERAHLFGRVVDGKMVLNDFGEIVREEWFRSADIRAEIELHPDEFVVMPNHVHGIVWIVDNAVATGPNVGATGRSPLHEYPPRGPAKRSLSSFIAGFKSAVTTRINQMRGTPGTPVWQRNYYEHIIRDNVGVTSRSPLQAIRRYIRDNPLRWYLDRYNPDAAGSDPLAREIWRMLNDQEDAP; from the coding sequence ATGCCGCCGTATGATCCCCAACGCCACCACCGCCGATCCATCCGCCTGAAGGGCTACGATTACACCCAACCGGGGGCGTATTTCGTCACCCTGTGCACGCACGAACGGGCGCATCTATTCGGCCGGGTGGTGGATGGAAAAATGGTATTGAACGACTTCGGGGAAATCGTGCGCGAAGAATGGTTCCGTTCGGCAGACATCCGGGCGGAAATCGAATTGCACCCCGATGAATTCGTCGTTATGCCCAACCACGTCCACGGCATTGTGTGGATTGTGGACAATGCGGTGGCAACCGGTCCAAATGTAGGGGCGACCGGCCGATCGCCCCTACACGAATATCCCCCACGCGGCCCGGCAAAACGTTCATTATCGTCATTCATCGCCGGGTTCAAATCTGCCGTCACCACCCGCATCAACCAAATGCGCGGCACGCCCGGCACGCCCGTCTGGCAACGCAATTATTACGAACACATCATCCGGGACAATGTAGGGGTGACCAGCCGGTCGCCCCTACAGGCCATCCGCCGATACATTCGCGACAACCCCCTGCGCTGGTACCTGGACCGGTACAATCCTGATGCCGCCGGTTCCGACCCCCTGGCCCGCGAAATCTGGCGCATGCTGAACGATCAGGAGGACGCACCATGA